From a single Paramisgurnus dabryanus chromosome 17, PD_genome_1.1, whole genome shotgun sequence genomic region:
- the ift43 gene encoding intraflagellar transport protein 43 homolog → MDDTLQLSDGGFTKNVAQSGRRARQTSEMIAAEDSHQRKSSSSIITAAEGPPPKPARRQGGWAEESTGSGSAKSGRRLAAEDQEDQRLRPQTPEGSDNDSDIPVIPDLEEVQEEDLTMQIAAPPSVQVNRVMTYRDLDMDLMKYSAFQTLDGEIDLKLLTKVLAPEQEVREEDVGWDWDHLFTEVSSELQTEWDQGERDDQSPLPVT, encoded by the exons ATGGACGATACTCTTCAACTATCTGATGGTGGATTCacaaaaaat GTGGCTCAGTCAGGAAGAAGAGCCCGTCAGACATCAGAGATGATCGCTGCTGAAGACTCTCATCAGAGGAAATCATCTTCATCCATCATTACTGCAGCTGAG GGTCCTCCACCTAAACCAGCCCGGCGGCAGGGCGGATGGGCAGAAGAAAGCACAGGCAGTGGATCGGCCAA ATCCGGACGGCGTTTAGCAGCAGAAGATCAGGAGGA TCAACGGTTAAGACCACAGACCCCTGAAGGCTCGGACAATGACAGTG ATATTCCAGTGATTCCAGACCTGGAGGAGGTTCAGGAGGAAGATCTCACCATGCAGATAGCTGCTCCTCCCAG TGTCCAGGTGAACAGAGTTATGACCTACAGAGACCTGGACATGGACCTGATGAAGTATTCTGCTTTTCAAACACTG GATGGAGAGATCGATCTGAAGTTACTCACAAAGGTTTTAGCTCCAGAGCAGGAGGTGCGAGAG GAGGACGTCGGTTGGGATTGGGATCATCTGTTTACAGAGGTTTCCTCTGAGCTCCAGACAGAATGGGATCAAGGAGAACGAGACGATCAGTCTCCTCTTCCTGTGACCTGA